Proteins from a single region of Acanthochromis polyacanthus isolate Apoly-LR-REF ecotype Palm Island chromosome 11, KAUST_Apoly_ChrSc, whole genome shotgun sequence:
- the gabpb2a gene encoding GA-binding protein subunit beta-2a isoform X1 codes for MSLVDLGKRLLEAARKGQDDEVRNLMANGAPFTTDWLGTSPLHLAAQHGHYSTADVLLRAGVSRDARTKVDRTPLHMAAAEGHTVIVELLVRSGADINAKDMLKMTALHWAAQHGHHSVVETLIKHGADVHALSKFDKTPFDIAVDIQNTELMLLLQEGMQNQVNMNQVNMNQVSMNVETSSTTNQPQFIIQGIPAIQGGVVNLAELLNKANAGDSEEAMAASALDSNIQHAAVVNEGGQRVITIVTDQHGNLQTTGGMAQPFFVTMQHGQQMLAVPANTVTEEVVTEEPQPPPSRKRKLEVTNNHNDGGETGCVTGVLQELLQRQLQEANRKAQEYRQQLLRKEQEAEEYRIKLEAMAQSQANSTNANNTTSAAANAASPEEVVGGEEDEDEGASGVVEEEGEMVVLQEGGIIMEGEEGQVTLVETGGETTEVSS; via the exons ATGTCGCTGGTGGACCTGGGGAAGCGACTACTGGAGGCGGCTAGGAAAGGTCAGGACGATGAGGTCCGAAACCTGATGGCCAATGGAGCTCCGTTCACTACAGACTGG ctgGGGACGTCCCCTCTTCATCTGGCCGCTCAGCACGGACATTATTCCACCGCCGACGTCCTACTGAGAGCCGGCGTCAGCAGAGACGCCCGGACCAAAGTGGACAGGACCCCGCTACACATGGCCGCTGCCGAGGGACACACGGTCATCGTAGAGCTGCTGGTCCGG aGTGGCGCAGACATCAACGccaaagacatgctgaagaTGACGGCTCTGCACTGGGCGGCGCAGCACGGACATCACAGCGTGGTCGAGACCCTCATCAAACATGGTGCTGATGTGCACGCGCTCAGTAAGTTTGACAAGACACCATTCGACATCGCTGTCGACATCCAGAACACCgagctgatgctgctgctgcag GAGGGCATGCAGAACCAGGTCAACATGAATCAGGTGAACATGAACCAGGTTAGTATGAACGTGGAGACGAGCAGCACCACCAACCAGCCTCAGTTCATCATCCAGGGAATACCTGCCATACAGGGCGGCGTGGTTAACCTGGCTGAGCTCCTCAACAAGGCCAACGCTg GGGATTCAGAGGAGGCGATGGCTGCCAGTGCTCTGGACTCCAACATCCAGCATGCCGCCGTCGTCAACGAGGGGGGTCAGAGGGTCATCACCATAGTAACAGACCAGCACGGCAATCTGCAGACCACCGGAGGAATGGCGCAGCCGTTCTTCGTCACCATGCAGCACGGACAGCAGA tgctgGCGGTGCCGGCCAACACGGTGACGGAGGAGGTGGTGACGGAAGAGCCTCAGCCGCCACCATCCAGGAAGAGGAAGCTGGAAGTGACCAACAACCACAACGATGGAGGAGAGACG GGTTGTGTGACTGGTGTTCTTCAGGAATTGTTGCAGAGGCAGCTGCAGGAGGCCAACAGGAAGGCTCAGGAGTACCGACAGCAGCTGCTGCGTAAAGAGCAGGAGGCCGAGGAGTACCGCATCAAGCTGGAGGCCATGGCCCAGAGTCAGGCCAACAGCACCAACGCCAACAACACCACCAGCGCTGCCGCCAACGCCGCTAGCCCTGAGGAGGTGGTGGGAggggaggaggacgaggacgaGGGAGCCTCCGGtgtggtggaggaggaaggagagatgGTGGTGCTGCAGGAGGGAGGTATCATcatggagggggaggagggtcAGGTGACGCTGGTGGAAACTGGGGGGGAGACAACGGAGGTCAGCTCCTAA
- the gabpb2a gene encoding GA-binding protein subunit beta-2a isoform X2, whose product MSLVDLGKRLLEAARKGQDDEVRNLMANGAPFTTDWLGTSPLHLAAQHGHYSTADVLLRAGVSRDARTKVDRTPLHMAAAEGHTVIVELLVRSGADINAKDMLKMTALHWAAQHGHHSVVETLIKHGADVHALSKFDKTPFDIAVDIQNTELMLLLQEGMQNQVNMNQVNMNQVSMNVETSSTTNQPQFIIQGIPAIQGGVVNLAELLNKANAGDSEEAMAASALDSNIQHAAVVNEGGQRVITIVTDQHGNLQTTGGMAQPFFVTMQHGQQMLAVPANTVTEEVVTEEPQPPPSRKRKLEVTNNHNDGGETELLQRQLQEANRKAQEYRQQLLRKEQEAEEYRIKLEAMAQSQANSTNANNTTSAAANAASPEEVVGGEEDEDEGASGVVEEEGEMVVLQEGGIIMEGEEGQVTLVETGGETTEVSS is encoded by the exons ATGTCGCTGGTGGACCTGGGGAAGCGACTACTGGAGGCGGCTAGGAAAGGTCAGGACGATGAGGTCCGAAACCTGATGGCCAATGGAGCTCCGTTCACTACAGACTGG ctgGGGACGTCCCCTCTTCATCTGGCCGCTCAGCACGGACATTATTCCACCGCCGACGTCCTACTGAGAGCCGGCGTCAGCAGAGACGCCCGGACCAAAGTGGACAGGACCCCGCTACACATGGCCGCTGCCGAGGGACACACGGTCATCGTAGAGCTGCTGGTCCGG aGTGGCGCAGACATCAACGccaaagacatgctgaagaTGACGGCTCTGCACTGGGCGGCGCAGCACGGACATCACAGCGTGGTCGAGACCCTCATCAAACATGGTGCTGATGTGCACGCGCTCAGTAAGTTTGACAAGACACCATTCGACATCGCTGTCGACATCCAGAACACCgagctgatgctgctgctgcag GAGGGCATGCAGAACCAGGTCAACATGAATCAGGTGAACATGAACCAGGTTAGTATGAACGTGGAGACGAGCAGCACCACCAACCAGCCTCAGTTCATCATCCAGGGAATACCTGCCATACAGGGCGGCGTGGTTAACCTGGCTGAGCTCCTCAACAAGGCCAACGCTg GGGATTCAGAGGAGGCGATGGCTGCCAGTGCTCTGGACTCCAACATCCAGCATGCCGCCGTCGTCAACGAGGGGGGTCAGAGGGTCATCACCATAGTAACAGACCAGCACGGCAATCTGCAGACCACCGGAGGAATGGCGCAGCCGTTCTTCGTCACCATGCAGCACGGACAGCAGA tgctgGCGGTGCCGGCCAACACGGTGACGGAGGAGGTGGTGACGGAAGAGCCTCAGCCGCCACCATCCAGGAAGAGGAAGCTGGAAGTGACCAACAACCACAACGATGGAGGAGAGACG GAATTGTTGCAGAGGCAGCTGCAGGAGGCCAACAGGAAGGCTCAGGAGTACCGACAGCAGCTGCTGCGTAAAGAGCAGGAGGCCGAGGAGTACCGCATCAAGCTGGAGGCCATGGCCCAGAGTCAGGCCAACAGCACCAACGCCAACAACACCACCAGCGCTGCCGCCAACGCCGCTAGCCCTGAGGAGGTGGTGGGAggggaggaggacgaggacgaGGGAGCCTCCGGtgtggtggaggaggaaggagagatgGTGGTGCTGCAGGAGGGAGGTATCATcatggagggggaggagggtcAGGTGACGCTGGTGGAAACTGGGGGGGAGACAACGGAGGTCAGCTCCTAA
- the LOC127536230 gene encoding uncharacterized protein LOC127536230: MMGATSGVQLNLIMQQATSHIPRVRAFFFSDLGGFAAFFSRSFKRTTVLDQTVAHRLPGTSTTRWHFHSRAVNTVFEHKDDLIQCFQTIRDSGDFDPITVREAGGFMRMLEEEDFCFLLALFHKIMPHVDMLFNQHRCSKRNIDAVYITGVIQTFTNSMQKIKDSIPSLSEEYSASVQQHSTKRRRKFGQGERQQLASEVCGTILSHAKERFSFTKHLISVTLHGDLFVQHTAQFPEAALETTVEAYPMLNKAKLRTELSLIYENYEFKACSGALTLFQFFMENNLQNTFTETVSLLKILITTPMTTAESER; the protein is encoded by the exons ATGATGGGAGCCACAAGTGGAGTGCAGCTCAACCTCATCATGCAGCAGGCAACATCACATATCCCCAGAgtcagggctttttttttttcagacctTGGGGGATTTGCTGCGTTCTTCTCCCGCTCATTCAAACGAACCACTGTGCTTGACCAAACAGTGGCTCACAGACTTCCAGGGACTTCAACAACCAGATGGCACTTTCATAGCCGTGCTGTTAACACAGTGTTTGAACACAAGGATGACCTCATCCAGTGTTTCCAAACTATCAGAGACTCAGGTGACTTTGATCCAATCACTGTCAGAGAGGCAGGGGGCTTTATGAGAATGCTGGAGGAAGAAGATTTCTGCTTTCTCCTGGCCTTGTTTCACAAGATCATGCCACATGTGGACATGCTGTTTAACCAGCATCGATGTTCCAAGAGGAACATCGATGCTGTCTACATCACAGGAGTCATCCAGACATTCACCAACAGCATGCAAAAGATCAA GGATTCCATTCCTTCTCTGAGTGAGGAATACAGCGCATCTGTGCAGCAGCACTccacaaagaggaggaggaaattTGGACAGGGAGAACGACAGCAGTTGGCTTCAGAG GTATGTGGTACCATTCTGAGCCATGCCAAAGAGCGGTTCTCATTTACCAAGCACCTCATCAGCGTCACTCTACATGGAGACTTGTTTGTGCAACACACTGCGCAGTTTCCAGAAGCAGCACTGGAAACTACCGTGGAGGCCTACCCCATGTTGAACAAAGCCAAGCTGAGAACAGAGCTATCCCTCATCTATGAGAACTATGAGTTCAAGGCCTGCAGTGGTGCACTGACTCTGTTCCAGTTTTTCATGGAGAACAACCTTCAGAACACGTTCACTGAGACTGTAAGTCTTCTCAAGATTCTCATCACTACGCCAATGACAACAGCAGAATCAGAAAGATGA